The proteins below come from a single Sphingomonas carotinifaciens genomic window:
- a CDS encoding spinster family MFS transporter gives MTASPSSPRHAPNRPWVVLAMLLLVYSLNFLDRQILGILAHPIKAELRLSDTQLGALGGIAFALLYSTLAVPLAIVADGTSRSWVVTGSLAVWSGFTALCGLATGFWQLFAFRVGVGVGEAGGVAPSYAMISDSFPPERRARALAIYSLGVPLGLAAGALLGGTLAKAVDWRTAFIAAGAAGLVLAPIFRWVVREPVRRATPVRMPVGAVFAILARKPSFWLLGFAAASSSLCGYGLAFWVPSVLVRSLGFDLGQVGQFVGSLLLIGGSAGVLAGGWLGDRLGARDRGWFARLPALAWMVTVPLFAGGLLVDSPTLAWALFLVPHGLNILWLGPVTTAIQHLVPAEMRATASASFLLINNLVGLGLGALSDAMTVRFGADALRYAAVGTLGFYLVAALLGLLAVRPLRRDWWVEDGVTARGSP, from the coding sequence ATGACCGCTTCCCCATCATCGCCTCGGCACGCACCTAATCGTCCATGGGTCGTGCTTGCGATGTTGCTGCTCGTCTACAGCCTGAACTTCCTTGATCGGCAAATCTTGGGCATCCTGGCCCATCCGATCAAGGCGGAGTTGCGGCTTAGCGATACGCAGCTGGGGGCGCTGGGCGGGATCGCGTTTGCGCTGCTCTATTCCACCCTGGCGGTGCCCCTCGCGATCGTCGCGGATGGCACCAGCCGAAGCTGGGTGGTGACCGGATCGCTGGCGGTATGGAGCGGCTTTACCGCGCTGTGCGGGCTGGCGACGGGGTTCTGGCAGCTTTTCGCGTTCCGGGTCGGCGTGGGGGTCGGCGAGGCGGGGGGCGTGGCGCCCTCCTATGCGATGATCAGCGACAGCTTTCCGCCGGAGCGGCGGGCGCGGGCGCTCGCGATCTATTCGCTGGGTGTGCCGTTGGGGCTGGCGGCAGGGGCGCTGCTCGGAGGAACGCTGGCCAAGGCGGTGGACTGGCGCACCGCGTTCATCGCGGCGGGCGCGGCCGGCCTCGTGCTGGCGCCGATCTTTCGCTGGGTGGTGCGTGAGCCGGTGCGACGCGCGACCCCGGTGCGGATGCCGGTCGGCGCGGTCTTCGCGATCCTGGCGCGCAAGCCGAGTTTCTGGCTGCTCGGCTTTGCCGCGGCATCGAGTTCGCTGTGCGGCTATGGGCTTGCCTTCTGGGTGCCCTCCGTACTGGTGCGCAGCCTGGGGTTCGATCTGGGGCAGGTGGGCCAGTTTGTCGGATCGCTGCTGCTGATCGGGGGTAGCGCGGGGGTGCTGGCGGGGGGCTGGCTGGGGGACCGGCTGGGCGCGCGTGACCGGGGCTGGTTCGCACGGTTGCCGGCGCTGGCGTGGATGGTGACGGTGCCGCTGTTCGCAGGCGGGCTGCTGGTCGATTCGCCGACGCTGGCCTGGGCGTTGTTCCTGGTGCCGCACGGCCTCAACATCCTGTGGCTGGGGCCGGTGACCACCGCGATCCAGCATCTGGTGCCCGCGGAGATGCGCGCCACCGCCTCCGCCTCGTTCCTGCTCATCAACAACCTTGTCGGGCTCGGCCTGGGGGCGCTGTCGGATGCGATGACGGTGCGGTTCGGGGCGGATGCGCTGCGCTATGCCGCGGTGGGGACGCTGGGCTTCTACCTCGTTGCCGCGCTGCTGGGATTGCTGGCGGTGCGGCCGCTTCGGCGCGACTGGTGGGTGGAGGACGGCGTCACCGCTCGCGGGTCGCCATGA
- a CDS encoding peptide chain release factor 3: MTSPRRTFAIISHPDAGKTTLTEKLLYFGGAIHLAGEVKARGANRRARSDWMKIEQQRGISVTSSVMTFERDGVTFNLLDTPGHEDFSEDTYRTLTAVDSAVMVIDAARGIEAQTRKLFEVCRLRSVPIITFVNKVDREGRPPFELLDEIADILALDVCPMSWPVGMGGEFQGILDLTTNRVSRPEGDSRTFQGKVEDAPTLPDAIAEEIELAQAGYASFDSEAYRNGDLTPVYFGSALKDFGPSELIAALADFAPPPRPQPAEPAPVSPDEKEVTGFVFKVQANMDPQHRDRIAFMRLCSGTFKRGMKLTPTGHGKPIAVHSPILFFAQNREVADEAYPGDIIGIPNHGTLRVGDTLSERADIRFTGLPNFAPEILRRVVLKDPTKTKQLRKALDDMAEEGVTQVFYPEIGSNWIIGVVGQLQLDVLLSRLDAEYKVAAGLEPAPFDTARWVSAENPADLKDFADLNRSAMARDRDDNPVFLAKSAWEVGYIADRYSKVRFMATRER, from the coding sequence ATGACCTCCCCCCGCCGCACCTTTGCGATCATCTCCCACCCCGACGCGGGCAAGACGACGCTTACCGAAAAGCTGCTCTATTTCGGCGGCGCGATCCATCTCGCGGGCGAAGTGAAGGCGCGCGGCGCCAATCGCCGCGCCCGTTCCGACTGGATGAAGATCGAGCAGCAGCGCGGCATTTCCGTCACCTCCTCGGTGATGACGTTCGAACGCGACGGCGTGACCTTCAACCTGCTCGACACGCCGGGGCACGAGGATTTCTCGGAGGACACCTACCGCACGCTGACCGCGGTCGACTCGGCGGTGATGGTCATCGATGCCGCCCGCGGTATCGAGGCGCAGACGAGGAAGCTGTTCGAGGTCTGCCGCCTGCGCTCGGTCCCGATCATCACCTTCGTCAACAAGGTCGATCGCGAGGGGCGCCCACCCTTCGAGCTGCTCGACGAGATCGCCGACATCCTCGCGCTCGACGTCTGCCCGATGAGCTGGCCCGTCGGCATGGGCGGCGAGTTTCAGGGCATCCTTGACCTCACCACCAACCGGGTCAGCCGGCCGGAGGGAGACAGCCGCACCTTCCAGGGCAAGGTGGAGGATGCGCCGACGCTCCCCGATGCGATCGCCGAAGAGATCGAACTGGCACAGGCCGGCTATGCCTCCTTCGACAGCGAGGCGTATCGCAATGGTGACCTGACGCCGGTCTATTTCGGGTCCGCACTCAAGGATTTCGGGCCCTCCGAACTGATCGCCGCACTCGCCGATTTCGCGCCGCCCCCGCGGCCCCAGCCTGCCGAGCCCGCACCCGTCAGCCCCGACGAGAAGGAAGTCACCGGCTTCGTCTTCAAGGTGCAGGCGAACATGGACCCGCAGCACCGCGACCGCATCGCCTTCATGCGGCTGTGTTCGGGCACCTTCAAGCGCGGCATGAAGCTGACGCCGACCGGCCATGGCAAGCCGATCGCGGTCCACTCCCCCATCCTCTTCTTTGCGCAGAACCGCGAAGTCGCGGACGAGGCGTATCCGGGGGACATCATCGGCATTCCCAATCACGGCACGTTGCGCGTCGGCGATACGCTGTCGGAGCGCGCCGATATCCGCTTCACCGGCCTGCCCAATTTCGCGCCCGAAATCCTGCGTCGCGTCGTCCTGAAGGATCCGACCAAGACCAAGCAGTTGCGCAAGGCGCTGGACGACATGGCCGAGGAAGGCGTGACGCAGGTCTTCTATCCGGAGATCGGCTCGAACTGGATCATCGGCGTCGTCGGCCAGCTTCAGCTCGACGTGCTGCTCTCGCGCCTCGATGCGGAATACAAGGTGGCCGCCGGGCTGGAGCCGGCGCCGTTCGACACCGCCCGCTGGGTATCCGCCGAAAATCCGGCCGATCTGAAGGACTTCGCTGACCTCAACCGCTCGGCGATGGCGCGCGACCGCGACGACAATCCGGTCTTCCTCGCCAAGTCCGCCTGGGAAGTCGGCTATATCGCCGACCGTTATTCCAAGGTCCGCTTCATGGCGACCCGCGAGCGGTGA
- the rpmI gene encoding 50S ribosomal protein L35 has protein sequence MPKLKTKSGVKKRFKLTATGKLKHGVAGKRHRLISHNGKYIRQNRGTSVLSDADTKTVKAWAPYGLN, from the coding sequence ATGCCCAAGCTCAAGACCAAGAGCGGCGTCAAGAAGCGCTTCAAGCTCACCGCCACCGGCAAGCTGAAGCACGGCGTCGCCGGCAAGCGCCACCGCCTCATCAGCCACAACGGCAAGTACATCCGCCAGAACCGCGGCACCTCGGTCCTCTCCGACGCCGACACCAAGACCGTGAAGGCCTGGGCGCCTTACGGCCTGAACTGA
- a CDS encoding MerR family transcriptional regulator, translated as MAVASSGKADRAFRTIGELARETGLPQHMLRYWETRFPQLKPLQRAGNRRYYRAEDVALVRRIDRLLHQQGYTIRGVQQLLDVEAEPDMVATLRIIRHGLATALACDMQAR; from the coding sequence ATGGCCGTCGCGTCCTCCGGCAAGGCGGATCGCGCGTTTCGAACGATCGGCGAACTCGCCAGGGAAACGGGGCTGCCGCAGCACATGCTGCGCTATTGGGAAACGCGGTTTCCGCAGCTCAAGCCGCTGCAGCGGGCCGGCAACCGGCGATATTATCGGGCCGAGGATGTGGCACTGGTCCGCCGCATCGATCGCCTGCTGCACCAGCAGGGCTATACGATCCGCGGTGTCCAGCAGCTTCTGGATGTGGAGGCGGAGCCGGACATGGTGGCGACGCTGCGCATCATCCGCCACGGACTGGCAACCGCGCTGGCGTGCGACATGCAGGCGCGATAG
- the rplT gene encoding 50S ribosomal protein L20 — protein MARVKRGVTTRAKHKRILGAAKGYYGRRKNTIRIARQAVEKAGQYAYRDRKVKKRTFRGLWIQRINAGVRAEGLNYSQFMHGLKLAGIDLDRKVLADIAMHESAAFSAIIAQAKAALPQAA, from the coding sequence ATGGCACGCGTCAAGCGCGGTGTAACCACCCGGGCCAAGCACAAGCGGATTCTCGGTGCAGCCAAGGGCTATTATGGTCGCCGCAAGAACACCATCCGCATCGCCCGTCAGGCCGTCGAGAAGGCCGGCCAGTATGCGTATCGCGACCGCAAGGTTAAGAAGCGGACCTTCCGTGGTCTGTGGATCCAGCGCATCAACGCCGGCGTCCGCGCCGAGGGCCTGAACTATTCGCAGTTCATGCACGGCCTGAAGCTGGCGGGCATCGACCTGGACCGCAAGGTCCTGGCCGACATCGCCATGCACGAGAGCGCGGCCTTCTCCGCGATCATCGCGCAGGCTAAGGCGGCGCTTCCGCAGGCTGCCTGA
- a CDS encoding integration host factor subunit alpha: protein MMTGGTLTRADLAEALHHEVGLSRTDSSQLVEQILDEMCDALARGENVKISGFGTFVLRDKGERIGRNPKTGIEVPIAPRRVLTFRASQMMRDRIIAG from the coding sequence ATGATGACTGGGGGTACTCTCACGCGCGCAGACCTGGCCGAGGCATTGCATCACGAGGTGGGCCTGTCGCGCACCGACTCGTCGCAGCTGGTCGAACAGATCCTGGACGAAATGTGCGATGCGCTGGCACGCGGGGAGAACGTCAAGATTTCCGGCTTCGGCACGTTCGTGCTGCGCGATAAGGGCGAGCGGATCGGGCGCAATCCCAAGACCGGGATCGAGGTGCCGATCGCACCGCGCCGGGTGCTGACGTTCCGCGCCAGCCAGATGATGCGCGATCGCATCATCGCCGGCTGA
- a CDS encoding beta-ketoacyl-ACP synthase III → MIRSLVTGTGSALPTRRVSNAELAQQVDTSDEWIVERTGIRFRHIAGPEETTATLAADAAKAAIAAAGLSAQDIDLIVLATATPDQTFPATATKVQAMLGIRDCVAFDVAAVCSGFLYAVQVADSMLRTGVHARALVIGAETFSRILDWEDRTTCVLFGDGAGAVVLEGRESDAEGGRGILATRLHADGRHNDLLYVDGGPSTTGTVGKLRMKGREVFRHAVVNLAAVMEESLGLAGLTSADVDWVVPHQANARILDATARKLGLSPDKVVVTVDQHANTSAASVPLALDTAVRDGRVREKDIVVLEAMGGGFTWGAAVVRF, encoded by the coding sequence ATGATCCGTTCGCTCGTCACCGGCACCGGATCGGCCCTGCCGACGCGGCGCGTGTCCAACGCCGAGCTGGCGCAGCAAGTCGACACCTCCGACGAATGGATCGTGGAGCGCACCGGCATCCGCTTCCGCCACATCGCCGGGCCGGAGGAAACCACCGCGACGCTGGCCGCCGATGCGGCCAAGGCAGCGATCGCGGCGGCCGGATTGTCGGCGCAGGATATCGACCTGATCGTGCTGGCGACCGCGACGCCCGACCAGACCTTTCCGGCGACCGCCACCAAGGTGCAGGCGATGCTGGGCATCCGCGATTGCGTCGCGTTCGACGTGGCGGCGGTGTGCTCGGGCTTCCTGTACGCGGTGCAGGTGGCCGATTCGATGCTGCGCACCGGCGTCCATGCCCGCGCCCTGGTGATCGGGGCGGAAACGTTCAGCCGCATCCTCGACTGGGAAGACCGCACCACCTGCGTGTTGTTCGGCGACGGCGCGGGTGCGGTGGTGCTGGAGGGGCGCGAAAGCGACGCCGAGGGCGGCCGCGGAATCCTGGCGACCCGGCTGCATGCCGATGGCCGGCATAACGACCTGCTCTATGTCGATGGCGGCCCCTCGACCACGGGCACGGTCGGCAAGCTGCGCATGAAGGGACGCGAGGTGTTTCGCCACGCCGTCGTCAATCTGGCGGCCGTGATGGAGGAATCGCTTGGGCTCGCCGGCCTGACCTCGGCGGATGTCGACTGGGTCGTGCCGCATCAGGCCAATGCGCGCATCCTGGACGCGACCGCACGCAAGCTGGGCCTGTCGCCGGACAAGGTGGTGGTCACGGTGGACCAGCATGCCAATACCTCGGCCGCGTCCGTGCCGCTCGCTCTGGATACGGCCGTACGCGACGGACGGGTGCGGGAAAAAGACATCGTGGTGCTGGAGGCGATGGGCGGTGGCTTCACCTGGGGCGCAGCAGTGGTTCGTTTCTGA
- the pheT gene encoding phenylalanine--tRNA ligase subunit beta: MKFTLSWLKDHLDTAATLDQIVDGLTRIGLEVEGVHNPGEALAPFRVARVLSAERHPQADKLQVLSVDAGDGPLQVVCGAPNARAGLVGVFGAPGAYVPGLDVTLKVAAIRGVESNGMMCSLRELELGESHDGIIELPADAPVGTSYADYAGLTDTVIDVSITPNRQDCMGVRGIARDLAAAGLGTLKPLDVAPVPGEGPGPDVRTQDTAGCPAFYAQGVSGVMNGASPEWLHRRLTAIGQKPISALVDITNYVTVDLGRPLHVYDRARLQGGLVARKARDGETVEALNGKTYTLSGTMTVIADDVAVHDIGGIMGGEHSGVSDATTDIIVECAYFDPDHIARTGQALALTSDARQRFERGVDPAFLDDGLAIATRMVLDLCGGTASTVTRAGEPPRDARSYAYDPALAETLGGLAVPADRQRAILESLGFTVADDWQVTAPSWRRDVDGPADLVEEVIRIDGIDKVAPVALPRAPGVARPTATAQQKLERRVRRAAAARGLDEAVTWSFIADTQAAPFGGGAWRLANPISEDLKVMRPSLLPGLLAATERNLKRGATTIRLFEIGRRYLADAERPTLGVVLAGDKRARGWQGGKAAAFDAFDAKAEALALLAQAGAPVDNLQVMPVADGAEGNAWHPGQSATLRLGPKTVLAAFGIVHPSVCKAFDLDGPVAAVEIYLDALPPKRAPKDGGGFMRPAYTPPALQAVRRDFAFLVPDTLAADSLVRAVRGADKSAIVAARVFDLFVGTGVPEGSKSIAVEIVLQPAHKSFTEDELKAIADKVVAAAAKQGAQLRG, from the coding sequence ATGAAGTTCACGCTGTCCTGGCTCAAGGACCATCTCGACACCGCCGCCACCCTCGACCAGATCGTCGACGGCCTGACCCGCATCGGGCTGGAGGTGGAGGGCGTCCACAATCCCGGCGAGGCGCTGGCGCCCTTCCGCGTCGCCAGGGTCCTCTCCGCCGAGCGCCATCCGCAGGCGGACAAGCTGCAGGTCCTGTCGGTCGATGCCGGCGATGGCCCGCTCCAGGTCGTGTGCGGCGCCCCCAATGCCCGCGCGGGCCTCGTCGGCGTGTTCGGCGCGCCCGGCGCCTATGTCCCCGGCCTCGACGTAACGCTCAAGGTTGCGGCGATCCGCGGGGTCGAATCGAACGGCATGATGTGTTCGCTGCGCGAGCTCGAACTCGGCGAAAGCCATGACGGCATCATCGAGCTGCCGGCCGACGCCCCCGTCGGCACATCGTACGCGGATTATGCCGGCCTGACCGACACCGTCATCGACGTGTCGATCACCCCCAATCGTCAGGATTGCATGGGCGTGCGCGGTATTGCGCGCGACCTTGCCGCCGCCGGCCTCGGCACGCTCAAGCCGCTGGATGTCGCGCCGGTCCCGGGTGAAGGCCCCGGCCCCGATGTCCGCACCCAGGACACCGCCGGCTGCCCCGCTTTCTATGCGCAAGGGGTCAGCGGCGTCATGAACGGCGCCTCGCCCGAATGGCTGCACCGCCGCCTGACCGCCATCGGGCAGAAGCCGATCTCCGCACTGGTCGACATCACCAACTATGTCACGGTCGATCTCGGCCGCCCGCTCCACGTCTATGATCGCGCAAGACTGCAGGGCGGCCTCGTCGCCCGCAAGGCGCGCGACGGGGAAACCGTCGAGGCGCTGAACGGCAAGACCTATACGCTGAGCGGCACGATGACCGTCATCGCCGACGACGTCGCGGTGCACGACATCGGCGGCATCATGGGCGGCGAGCATTCGGGCGTCTCGGACGCGACCACCGACATCATCGTCGAATGCGCGTATTTCGATCCCGACCATATCGCTCGCACCGGCCAGGCGCTGGCACTCACCTCGGACGCGCGCCAGCGGTTCGAACGCGGCGTCGACCCCGCCTTCCTCGATGACGGCCTCGCCATCGCCACCCGCATGGTCCTCGACCTGTGCGGCGGCACCGCCAGCACCGTGACGCGTGCCGGCGAGCCCCCGCGCGACGCGCGCAGCTACGCCTATGATCCCGCGCTCGCCGAAACGCTGGGCGGTCTCGCCGTTCCCGCCGACCGGCAGCGCGCGATCCTCGAATCGCTCGGCTTCACCGTCGCCGACGACTGGCAGGTCACCGCCCCCAGCTGGCGCCGCGACGTGGACGGCCCCGCCGATCTGGTCGAGGAAGTGATCCGTATCGACGGCATCGACAAGGTCGCCCCCGTCGCCCTCCCCCGCGCCCCCGGCGTCGCCCGCCCCACCGCGACCGCGCAGCAGAAGCTGGAACGCCGCGTCCGCCGCGCCGCCGCCGCCCGCGGCCTGGACGAAGCGGTGACGTGGAGCTTCATCGCGGACACGCAGGCCGCGCCCTTCGGTGGCGGCGCCTGGCGCCTCGCCAATCCGATCAGCGAAGACCTCAAGGTCATGCGCCCCTCGCTCCTCCCCGGCCTGCTCGCCGCGACCGAGCGCAACCTGAAGCGCGGCGCCACCACCATCCGCCTGTTCGAGATCGGCCGCCGCTACCTCGCCGATGCCGAGCGCCCGACGCTGGGCGTGGTTCTGGCCGGCGACAAGCGTGCACGCGGCTGGCAGGGGGGCAAGGCGGCCGCCTTCGACGCGTTCGATGCCAAGGCGGAGGCGCTGGCCCTGCTCGCGCAAGCCGGTGCGCCGGTCGACAACCTGCAAGTCATGCCCGTCGCGGACGGCGCCGAAGGAAACGCCTGGCATCCCGGCCAGTCCGCCACGCTGCGCCTGGGGCCCAAGACGGTCCTTGCCGCATTCGGCATCGTCCACCCCTCCGTGTGCAAGGCGTTCGACCTCGACGGCCCCGTCGCCGCGGTCGAGATCTATCTCGATGCGCTGCCGCCCAAGCGGGCGCCGAAGGATGGGGGCGGCTTCATGCGCCCCGCCTACACGCCGCCGGCCTTGCAGGCTGTCCGCCGCGACTTCGCCTTCCTCGTGCCCGATACGCTTGCGGCGGACAGCCTGGTCCGCGCGGTCAGGGGCGCGGACAAGAGCGCGATCGTCGCCGCCCGCGTCTTCGACCTGTTCGTCGGCACCGGCGTTCCCGAAGGCAGCAAGTCGATCGCGGTCGAGATCGTTCTTCAGCCGGCGCACAAGAGCTTCACCGAAGACGAGTTGAAGGCCATCGCCGACAAGGTCGTCGCCGCCGCCGCCAAGCAGGGAGCACAGCTACGTGGCTGA
- the pheS gene encoding phenylalanine--tRNA ligase subunit alpha → MVTDTHELDQLRAHLLVAIEAATALDALDTVRVDALGKQGRITGLLKTLGKMTPEERQQQGPAIHALRESVTEAIATRKAALEKAALDARLAAETLDMTLPVDAVAPGTVHPVSQVMDELAEIFADLGFAVATGPEIEDDWHNFTALNIPESHPARAMHDTFYCEEPSTAGGGFADAAGRATRMLLRTHTSPVQIRTMLEQKPPIRIIAPGRTYRSDSDATHTPMFHQVEGLVIDKGITLGHLKWTLETFLKAFFERDDIVLRLRPSYFPFTEPSAEVDVGFSMVKGKRVIGGAEGWMEVLGSGMVHPKVIAACGLDPNEWQGFAFGCGIDRLAMLKYGMDDLRAFFDGDIRWLKHYGFAALDVPTLSGGVGA, encoded by the coding sequence ATGGTGACCGACACACATGAACTGGACCAGCTTCGAGCCCACCTGCTCGTCGCGATCGAAGCCGCCACCGCGCTCGACGCGCTCGACACGGTACGCGTCGACGCCCTCGGCAAGCAGGGCCGCATCACCGGCCTGCTGAAGACCCTCGGCAAGATGACCCCCGAGGAGCGCCAGCAACAGGGCCCCGCGATCCACGCCTTGCGCGAATCCGTCACCGAGGCGATCGCCACCCGCAAGGCGGCACTGGAAAAGGCCGCGCTCGACGCCAGGCTCGCGGCCGAAACGCTCGACATGACGCTGCCCGTCGATGCCGTCGCCCCCGGCACCGTGCACCCGGTTTCCCAGGTCATGGACGAACTGGCCGAAATCTTCGCCGATCTCGGCTTCGCGGTCGCCACCGGGCCGGAGATCGAGGACGACTGGCACAACTTCACCGCGCTCAACATCCCGGAATCGCACCCTGCGCGCGCGATGCACGACACATTCTACTGCGAGGAACCGAGCACGGCCGGCGGCGGCTTTGCCGACGCCGCCGGCCGCGCGACGCGGATGCTCCTGCGCACGCACACCAGCCCCGTGCAGATCCGCACGATGCTGGAGCAGAAGCCCCCGATCCGCATCATCGCGCCCGGCCGCACCTACCGTTCCGATTCGGACGCCACCCACACCCCGATGTTCCATCAGGTCGAAGGGCTCGTCATCGACAAGGGCATCACGCTCGGCCACCTGAAATGGACGCTGGAGACCTTTCTCAAGGCGTTCTTCGAGCGTGACGACATCGTGCTGCGCCTGCGCCCCAGCTATTTCCCCTTCACCGAACCCTCGGCGGAGGTCGATGTCGGCTTCTCGATGGTGAAGGGCAAGCGCGTGATCGGCGGCGCCGAAGGCTGGATGGAGGTGCTGGGCTCCGGCATGGTCCATCCCAAGGTCATCGCCGCCTGCGGGCTCGACCCGAACGAGTGGCAGGGCTTCGCTTTTGGCTGCGGCATCGACCGGCTCGCCATGCTGAAATACGGCATGGACGACCTGCGCGCCTTTTTCGACGGCGATATTCGCTGGCTGAAGCATTACGGCTTCGCCGCTCTCGACGTTCCCACGCTGTCCGGAGGGGTCGGCGCATGA
- a CDS encoding aldose 1-epimerase family protein, whose protein sequence is MAEDWITIRSGSLAAAINPLGAELSSLTDADGRELMTDADPAFWTGRAPLLFPVIGLTQDGIRIDGQRYAIPKHGFARHSRFTLVSHDEAQAVFALEDSAETRAVYPYAFRLEVTHRLDGATLVTEARIINRGEGPMLASFGFHPAFAWPLPYGQDRADHRIVFAADEPGKLKAITPNGLIAAEERASPLDGRTLHLADALFTDDALVWSPVHSRQVTYGASSGPHLDIAFPHTDKLGIWTKPGAAFICIEPWHGIADPEGFTGEFKDKPGVFEVAEGGEKVIAMSITLG, encoded by the coding sequence GTGGCTGAGGACTGGATCACGATCCGAAGCGGATCGCTTGCCGCCGCGATCAACCCGCTCGGTGCCGAACTGTCCTCGCTCACCGACGCGGACGGCCGCGAATTGATGACCGATGCCGATCCCGCCTTCTGGACCGGCCGCGCGCCCCTCCTCTTCCCCGTCATCGGGCTGACGCAGGACGGCATCCGCATCGACGGGCAACGCTACGCCATCCCCAAGCACGGCTTCGCCCGCCACAGCCGCTTCACCCTCGTTTCGCACGACGAAGCGCAGGCGGTGTTCGCGCTGGAGGATTCGGCGGAAACCCGCGCGGTTTACCCTTACGCCTTCCGGCTGGAGGTCACCCACCGCCTCGACGGCGCGACGCTGGTGACCGAGGCGCGCATCATCAACCGCGGTGAAGGCCCGATGCTCGCCAGCTTCGGCTTCCACCCCGCCTTCGCCTGGCCGCTCCCTTACGGACAAGACCGCGCCGACCACCGCATCGTCTTCGCCGCCGACGAACCGGGCAAGCTGAAGGCGATCACCCCGAACGGCCTGATCGCCGCCGAAGAGCGCGCCAGCCCGCTCGACGGCCGCACCCTCCACCTCGCCGACGCCCTCTTCACCGACGACGCCCTCGTCTGGTCCCCCGTCCACTCCCGCCAAGTCACCTACGGCGCAAGCTCCGGCCCCCACCTCGACATAGCCTTCCCCCACACCGACAAACTCGGCATCTGGACCAAACCCGGCGCCGCCTTCATCTGCATCGAACCTTGGCACGGCATCGCCGACCCGGAAGGGTTCACGGGCGAGTTCAAGGACAAGCCGGGTGTGTTCGAGGTGGCCGAGGGTGGGGAGAAGGTGATCGCGATGTCTATCACGCTGGGGTGA
- a CDS encoding ABC transporter permease, which translates to MPTNYERLLISRFLIPGVGGRLALLIAAIGFAGVTIGVASLVLVVSFMNGAEARLAGQIASVDGHIFVTGGRFRIKDPDQLQQKIAKIDGVEAATATLDSTGLISVNGRSFAADLQGLDPSSMSALPLFRGEAAMVIGEPPTKLGTLALGSDLAARLGVGIGDHAAITSIRNDRDTLTVSNYDFTVSSIISTDVYPFDSRRAMMPVGNLRVILGTKSSATRVNVRLVDPDAQNAVIKAIHNSLGDGYRLATWQSMNNVLFSALTQERLAMTVIISMVTIIALSNILSSMGMLVRYKAREIAILRTMGISRISIAKVFVGVGAAIGLSGEAAGLGVGLILKASKDPITEALRMYFKHPSTELDVLLTLPLAISGGEIAWIVVLVSIGVLLSTLYPAVRAAGVDPARVLRYT; encoded by the coding sequence ATGCCTACCAATTACGAGAGGCTTCTTATCTCCCGCTTCCTGATCCCGGGTGTGGGCGGACGTTTGGCTTTGCTGATAGCCGCTATCGGTTTCGCAGGGGTGACGATTGGTGTCGCCTCACTGGTGCTAGTCGTCAGCTTTATGAACGGTGCGGAAGCCCGGCTGGCAGGTCAGATCGCCTCTGTAGATGGCCACATCTTTGTCACCGGCGGACGATTCCGGATCAAGGATCCGGACCAACTTCAACAGAAGATTGCCAAGATCGACGGCGTAGAAGCGGCTACGGCAACGCTGGACAGTACGGGATTGATATCGGTCAATGGCAGATCGTTCGCCGCTGATCTGCAAGGACTCGATCCCTCCAGCATGAGTGCGCTTCCACTGTTTCGGGGCGAGGCAGCAATGGTCATCGGTGAACCGCCGACGAAGCTAGGAACGCTTGCGCTTGGTAGTGACCTAGCTGCCCGTCTTGGTGTCGGAATTGGAGATCATGCAGCAATCACGTCGATAAGGAACGACCGTGATACTCTTACCGTATCAAACTACGACTTCACGGTATCAAGCATAATAAGTACGGATGTTTATCCGTTCGATAGCCGGCGAGCCATGATGCCCGTTGGCAACCTTCGCGTAATACTGGGCACGAAATCTTCTGCGACAAGGGTCAACGTCAGGCTTGTCGATCCGGATGCGCAGAATGCCGTAATCAAGGCAATCCACAATAGCCTCGGCGACGGCTACAGGCTCGCGACTTGGCAGAGCATGAATAACGTACTATTTTCGGCTTTGACCCAGGAACGTCTCGCTATGACCGTCATTATCTCGATGGTCACAATTATTGCCCTGTCGAATATCCTGTCTTCTATGGGTATGTTGGTTCGCTACAAGGCACGTGAAATTGCAATACTTAGGACTATGGGCATATCGCGAATCTCGATTGCCAAGGTATTTGTTGGAGTAGGTGCTGCTATCGGATTATCGGGAGAGGCGGCCGGGCTTGGGGTCGGATTGATTCTGAAGGCCAGCAAGGATCCGATTACTGAGGCACTTCGCATGTATTTTAAGCATCCATCGACTGAATTGGATGTCCTACTTACCCTGCCCTTGGCAATTTCTGGTGGGGAGATCGCCTGGATTGTGGTGCTGGTGTCGATCGGCGTGTTGCTGAGTACTCTCTACCCGGCGGTTCGGGCCGCTGGCGTCGATCCGGCTAGAGTGTTGAGGTACACATAG